A portion of the Pseudoalteromonas luteoviolacea genome contains these proteins:
- a CDS encoding HEAT repeat domain-containing protein codes for MNRVTPLLLCTLTLPFGSVNASQECARWGKFSTHANTKMTTLNAPSQNKLSVYGDLVYRPLLKTDKHYWLGLQLSSAELQLDNTPIQALYYGVPFAVKIASSGDILDYHFAAKLKPEDEKKLMAIYQLFHVEHLKKLDLNAPKILEESDNLGRYRVQYQALANRAIQKQKLNYTLTTQGTQLFSFKKPEIKQDLFTLNITDCWVSELQGYNNTSVESAKGDINIDVYQTIRYTQKQQPIAANIALMSLPLSPLKWPQLPQSSVYPKPKPVPLASAKSFTNLLLSKDLRALSTEALLQLIYDNQIHLNALHSLIKQGIFEDKQLSRLLLMIGKSDFTYAHQLLTDLYLDTDLDANQRFRSLMALKYSEQPLSTELIDSIYSHIDSTELTSNDEKLARTALMVLGVIASNQTGSEFAQSLTASLADRLVTTRDVKKQATLLTALGNSADATHQESISKFLRNDDAKLRAKAAQALGNMPNEISLGYLEKSLKNEANTDTQQALLSAMGNNQLSERQVDTVIEFAQKRQSNTVRVAAINAAAKQMTHNQEIKEKLQPLLKQERDQQVLRALMSAIHGNN; via the coding sequence ATGAATCGGGTTACTCCATTATTACTTTGCACATTAACGCTGCCTTTTGGCAGTGTTAATGCCAGCCAAGAGTGTGCACGCTGGGGCAAATTTTCAACGCATGCAAATACAAAAATGACCACTCTAAATGCACCGAGCCAAAACAAACTCTCTGTTTATGGTGACTTGGTATACCGACCTTTACTGAAAACGGATAAACATTACTGGCTGGGTTTACAATTATCTTCCGCTGAATTGCAGCTTGATAATACGCCTATTCAAGCTCTCTACTATGGTGTGCCATTTGCAGTAAAAATCGCATCATCAGGTGATATTTTAGACTATCACTTTGCAGCCAAACTCAAGCCCGAAGATGAAAAAAAGTTGATGGCAATCTATCAGCTGTTTCATGTTGAGCACTTAAAGAAGCTCGATTTGAATGCTCCAAAAATTCTAGAAGAAAGTGATAATTTAGGCCGTTACCGAGTCCAATACCAAGCTCTAGCTAACCGAGCAATTCAAAAGCAAAAACTAAACTATACATTAACGACCCAAGGCACTCAGTTATTTTCCTTCAAAAAGCCGGAAATAAAGCAAGACTTATTTACTTTAAACATCACAGATTGCTGGGTAAGTGAATTACAGGGGTACAATAATACCTCGGTAGAGAGCGCAAAAGGTGACATTAATATCGACGTTTATCAAACGATTCGATATACGCAAAAGCAACAACCTATTGCAGCGAACATCGCATTGATGTCGTTACCACTTTCGCCATTAAAGTGGCCACAATTACCCCAAAGCAGTGTCTACCCAAAACCAAAGCCTGTGCCACTTGCTAGCGCAAAAAGCTTTACTAATTTATTGCTAAGCAAAGACTTACGAGCCCTATCAACAGAGGCGCTGTTACAACTTATTTATGATAATCAAATCCATTTAAATGCATTACACAGCCTGATCAAGCAAGGGATCTTCGAAGATAAACAGCTCAGTCGTTTATTGCTCATGATTGGTAAAAGTGATTTTACATATGCCCATCAGTTATTGACTGATCTTTACCTAGATACAGATCTCGATGCAAATCAACGCTTTCGCAGCCTTATGGCCTTGAAATACAGCGAGCAACCTTTATCTACAGAACTGATTGACTCTATTTACAGCCATATAGACAGTACAGAGCTGACCTCAAATGATGAAAAACTAGCACGTACTGCACTTATGGTATTGGGCGTTATAGCAAGTAACCAAACTGGCAGCGAGTTTGCTCAGTCACTGACCGCCTCGCTTGCAGATAGACTCGTGACCACTCGCGACGTTAAAAAGCAGGCAACTTTACTAACGGCATTGGGCAATAGCGCGGATGCGACACATCAAGAGAGCATTTCAAAGTTCTTGCGTAATGATGATGCAAAGCTTCGCGCGAAAGCCGCACAGGCATTAGGAAACATGCCAAATGAGATAAGCCTAGGCTATCTAGAAAAGTCCCTCAAAAATGAAGCTAATACCGATACACAACAAGCTTTACTATCGGCCATGGGAAACAATCAACTTTCCGAACGCCAAGTAGACACAGTTATTGAGTTTGCACAAAAGCGACAAAGCAATACCGTACGAGTTGCAGCCATCAATGCAGCCGCAAAGCAAATGACCCACAATCAAGAGATAAAAGAGAAACTTCAACCGTTACTCAAACAAGAACGCGACCAACAAGTACTCAGAGCGCTTATGAGCGCTATTCACGGCAATAACTAG
- a CDS encoding TIGR03503 family protein, translated as MRICLAVLFTFISWLACCETPDITILERDGVSNEIPLLDNRFRIDHNVDKITLLFFRAPGAPAVVLVRPDGSKIYSIHSVKDEGLEWFDEISYDLIIIDKPMPGPWQVLGQILQDSRVMVLGEIELAVDPLPPLLFRGEMLKVNGRVTNDGKPIDVGYFRDVVTLYVEFVSTNNEQYANFGAGTQSVTEFKDDGRDFDERPLDGIFTGEFRLVFPAGEWQPEFYIETPILKRRVVKDPIIIAEPPFSFELQLADDEEFEHELLIKLNREIVKPETVILQGKILYPNGEEQLFTLNEGERFYRQLQIKNYDWGRYSVQLSAFGENINGREFMASIPDYNFEIERPIEKVPELTKPITPAELLEPPEPVEPEMSTALIVTIVIAGNLLVLLLGWLVIRVFVQNKPLKFSIPLPTSLPFLKKKSKAEDDELVVGEEKSAEAGDTDSGDVLNLSMSDDKL; from the coding sequence ATGCGCATTTGCTTAGCAGTGTTGTTTACGTTTATAAGCTGGCTAGCTTGTTGTGAAACACCAGACATTACGATTTTAGAGCGTGATGGGGTATCAAATGAAATTCCGCTGCTAGACAATCGATTTCGCATTGACCACAACGTTGATAAAATTACATTATTATTTTTCCGAGCTCCCGGCGCACCAGCCGTGGTACTAGTGAGGCCTGATGGCAGTAAAATCTACTCTATTCACTCTGTTAAAGACGAAGGCCTAGAGTGGTTTGATGAAATCAGTTATGACCTCATTATTATAGATAAGCCAATGCCTGGGCCTTGGCAAGTACTCGGGCAGATCCTACAAGATAGCCGAGTTATGGTATTGGGTGAAATTGAGCTGGCTGTAGATCCTTTACCGCCACTACTCTTTCGCGGTGAAATGTTGAAGGTTAACGGCCGGGTTACTAATGATGGAAAGCCGATTGATGTTGGTTACTTCAGAGATGTAGTCACTTTGTATGTCGAGTTTGTCAGCACTAACAATGAGCAATATGCGAATTTTGGTGCGGGCACACAAAGTGTGACTGAGTTTAAAGATGATGGTCGAGACTTTGATGAGCGACCACTTGATGGCATATTTACAGGGGAGTTTAGGCTTGTTTTCCCTGCGGGTGAATGGCAGCCCGAATTTTACATTGAAACCCCGATCTTAAAAAGGCGAGTGGTTAAAGATCCCATCATTATAGCCGAGCCACCATTTAGTTTTGAATTGCAATTGGCAGACGATGAAGAGTTTGAACATGAGTTGTTGATCAAACTCAACCGCGAAATCGTCAAGCCAGAGACGGTGATTTTACAGGGAAAGATCCTTTACCCTAACGGTGAAGAGCAGTTGTTTACGCTCAATGAAGGCGAGCGCTTTTATCGACAACTGCAAATTAAAAATTATGATTGGGGGCGATACAGTGTCCAGCTATCGGCATTTGGTGAAAATATCAACGGTCGCGAATTTATGGCATCGATACCTGATTATAACTTCGAGATAGAGCGCCCGATTGAAAAGGTACCTGAATTAACTAAACCCATAACACCTGCCGAATTACTAGAGCCGCCTGAGCCGGTTGAGCCTGAAATGAGCACTGCGTTAATCGTTACGATAGTCATTGCGGGTAATCTATTAGTATTGTTGCTCGGCTGGTTAGTCATTAGGGTGTTTGTGCAAAACAAACCGCTTAAGTTTTCTATTCCATTACCCACTTCATTGCCATTTTTGAAGAAAAAATCGAAAGCAGAGGATGATGAACTGGTAGTCGGGGAGGAAAAGAGTGCCGAAGCTGGGGATACTGACTCTGGGGATGTACTAAATTTATCCATGTCTGATGACAAGCTATAA
- the dnaQ gene encoding DNA polymerase III subunit epsilon, whose protein sequence is MQKRQVVLDTETTGIDPKAGHRIIEIGCVELVNRRLTGNNFHVYINPQRDIEEEAIDVHGITNEFLRGKPYFHHVAQEFLDYIEGAELVIHNAPFDVGFMDHEFAMLNQGFPTTNDVCEVLDTLVMARGLHPGQKNSLDALCRRYDIDNSKRTLHGALLDSEILSDVYLAMTGGQKKLNLAQQLEGQQHGDTSGIRRLSADRPKLRVIHASEDEELAHQERMEIVNKACGQSLWQQ, encoded by the coding sequence ATGCAAAAAAGACAAGTAGTACTCGATACAGAGACCACCGGTATTGATCCCAAAGCCGGTCACAGAATCATTGAAATAGGGTGTGTGGAGTTAGTTAATCGACGCCTTACTGGGAATAACTTTCATGTGTATATAAATCCACAACGAGATATTGAAGAAGAAGCCATTGATGTACATGGTATTACCAACGAGTTTTTGCGTGGTAAGCCATACTTTCATCACGTTGCGCAGGAGTTTCTAGACTATATTGAAGGTGCTGAACTGGTTATCCATAATGCGCCGTTCGACGTTGGCTTTATGGACCATGAATTTGCGATGCTTAATCAGGGCTTCCCAACGACCAATGACGTGTGTGAAGTACTTGATACGTTAGTTATGGCCCGTGGTTTGCATCCAGGTCAAAAGAACAGTCTCGACGCGCTGTGCCGTCGTTATGATATTGACAATTCGAAACGTACGCTGCACGGCGCACTGCTGGATTCCGAGATTTTATCAGACGTTTACTTGGCTATGACAGGGGGTCAGAAAAAGCTAAATCTGGCTCAGCAGCTTGAGGGGCAGCAACATGGTGATACGAGTGGGATAAGGCGATTGTCTGCTGATAGGCCAAAACTACGTGTGATCCATGCGAGTGAAGATGAAGAACTCGCACACCAAGAAAGAATGGAAATAGTCAATAAGGCATGTGGACAAAGTCTATGGCAACAATAA
- the rnhA gene encoding ribonuclease HI yields MQKTVEIYTDGSCLGNPGPGGYGVYLSYQGHEKQLSQGYQLTTNNRMEMLAAIVALETLKRPCQVVLYTDSQYVKQGIESWLVNWKKRNWQTAAKQPVKNVDLWQRLDEACQRHDIQWRWVKGHAGNKYNELVDDLARDAASQDNLLEDTGYNP; encoded by the coding sequence GTGCAAAAAACAGTAGAAATTTATACCGATGGCTCTTGTCTTGGCAATCCAGGGCCTGGAGGCTATGGTGTGTACTTAAGCTATCAAGGTCATGAAAAACAATTAAGTCAAGGCTACCAATTAACGACAAATAACAGAATGGAAATGTTAGCCGCTATTGTCGCACTTGAGACGCTAAAGCGTCCTTGCCAAGTTGTGCTCTATACAGATAGCCAATATGTTAAACAAGGCATTGAATCTTGGCTTGTTAACTGGAAAAAGCGTAACTGGCAGACGGCAGCTAAACAACCTGTGAAGAATGTTGATTTGTGGCAACGATTAGATGAAGCATGCCAACGCCATGACATCCAATGGCGTTGGGTTAAAGGTCATGCTGGTAATAAATACAACGAGCTTGTTGATGATTTAGCTCGAGACGCAGCCTCACAAGATAATTTGCTTGAAGACACCGGATATAACCCTTAA
- a CDS encoding class I SAM-dependent methyltransferase: MKPALSFRQGPKPQSWQDFPHGEYLKAGIERRMARWLPRMFGYHMLKLGCLSGQLDTSESLIDHQVCISSSGPHAGVIAEIDELPFYEHSVDACILSQCLEYHSDPHHILREAHRTLIPGGYIAITGFNPFSLCGLAHTLPFSGEKLPWSGRFFTPARVKDWLNLLGFEIIADERFIHASLARGSRLSRFAPWRRFCRHYLKPMGSVYMLVARKRVAPLTPIKPKWHARPKWTPAVKGARLKHSRSQQKVGGND, encoded by the coding sequence ATGAAACCAGCATTAAGTTTTCGGCAAGGGCCTAAACCACAGTCTTGGCAGGACTTTCCTCATGGAGAATATTTAAAAGCCGGCATCGAACGACGTATGGCGCGATGGCTTCCACGTATGTTTGGTTATCACATGCTTAAATTGGGGTGTCTCAGCGGTCAATTGGATACCTCTGAAAGCCTCATTGATCATCAAGTTTGTATTTCTTCAAGTGGTCCTCATGCAGGGGTGATAGCTGAGATTGATGAACTTCCTTTTTACGAACACAGTGTTGATGCGTGCATCTTGTCTCAATGTCTGGAATATCACTCAGATCCTCATCACATTTTACGCGAAGCGCATCGCACATTAATTCCTGGTGGATATATTGCTATTACTGGGTTCAATCCATTTAGTTTATGCGGGCTTGCGCATACGTTGCCGTTTAGCGGCGAAAAGCTGCCTTGGTCTGGGCGATTTTTTACGCCTGCTCGTGTGAAAGATTGGTTAAATCTACTCGGTTTCGAAATCATTGCTGATGAACGTTTTATTCATGCTTCTTTAGCGAGAGGGTCTCGGTTATCTAGATTTGCACCATGGCGCCGGTTTTGCCGACATTATTTGAAGCCTATGGGGAGTGTTTATATGCTTGTTGCGCGTAAACGCGTCGCGCCGCTGACGCCGATTAAGCCTAAATGGCATGCGAGGCCAAAATGGACGCCAGCTGTTAAAGGTGCAAGATTAAAGCACAGTCGCAGCCAGCAGAAAGTCGGTGGGAATGATTAA
- the gloB gene encoding hydroxyacylglutathione hydrolase, producing the protein MVQVEPIKAFNDNYIWAICSQHEQQTWVVDPGQSQPVFTFLKAHNRTLSGILITHHHWDHTDGVAELLLQFPDIPVYGPKDSKFTGITHPLSHDDNVTIAGIAFKIVETPGHTLDHICYIDEQIAFTGDTLFSGGCGRLFEGTAKQMWHSLESLKQLPSACQIYCTHEYTLANLAFAQAVEPENQILSEHIAWCQQQREKDLPTLPTSMEIERAINPFLRTDQAKILAHLPVYLQEPSDLDWQILSKLRLWKDNF; encoded by the coding sequence ATGGTGCAAGTTGAACCGATAAAGGCATTTAACGATAACTATATCTGGGCCATATGCAGTCAACATGAACAGCAAACCTGGGTGGTCGATCCTGGTCAAAGCCAGCCAGTATTCACATTTTTAAAAGCACACAACCGTACATTATCTGGCATACTTATCACCCACCACCACTGGGATCATACGGATGGCGTCGCCGAATTGCTATTACAGTTTCCTGATATTCCCGTTTATGGTCCTAAAGATTCGAAATTTACAGGTATAACACACCCGCTCTCACATGATGACAATGTAACTATAGCAGGCATTGCGTTTAAGATCGTGGAAACACCTGGGCATACGCTTGATCATATTTGTTATATCGATGAACAGATAGCATTTACAGGTGATACCTTATTCAGCGGAGGATGCGGCAGGCTTTTTGAAGGCACTGCCAAGCAAATGTGGCACTCGCTAGAATCCCTAAAACAATTACCCAGTGCTTGTCAGATATACTGCACCCATGAATACACCTTGGCAAACCTTGCTTTTGCGCAAGCCGTAGAGCCTGAGAATCAAATCCTTTCCGAGCATATAGCATGGTGCCAACAGCAGCGAGAAAAAGACTTACCTACCCTACCCACTAGTATGGAAATAGAACGTGCAATCAATCCCTTTCTACGCACAGACCAAGCAAAAATTCTGGCGCATTTACCAGTTTATTTGCAAGAGCCGTCTGACCTAGACTGGCAAATATTATCCAAATTAAGGTTATGGAAAGATAACTTCTAA
- a CDS encoding lytic transglycosylase codes for MKKPLLIIAILSLITGCELTSTQPQETEVQDHASPAQISDVLSHAIQEPIEADEPPPVFDDVWERIRYQLSIPVPQNRPVVTERNYYQRHQSYLDRISKRAEPYLYFIVEEVEKRQMPIEIALLPIVESAFDPFGYSHRSASGIWQFMPQTGERFDLKQNWWYDGRRDIVQSTRAALDYLTYLHKTLDGDWLNAIAAYNSGEGRVMRAIRKNRKKHLPTDFWSLDLPRETTAYVPKLLALSDLLMRQEEFKVTWNKIINAQVVDTVEVGTQIDLALAADMAGISLTELYRLNPGFNRWATDPKGPHSLLLPTDKIAQFKTKLANTPMQERLRWQYYTVNRGDSLSVIANKFDTSPSAIQTLNKLDSHIIRVGQKLLVPLSEGELKSEHLPTSVKQAANRTQKNKRIHTVKSGDTLWDISREHDVTIKQLAAWNKLKTSAVLKLGQNITIYKSQPKAKTAGLKSTERTITYKVRRGDSLARIASKFNVTIKDIIKWNNIAGQKYLQPGQKLKLKVDVKRT; via the coding sequence ATGAAAAAGCCACTGCTGATAATTGCAATTTTGAGTTTAATCACAGGCTGTGAATTAACATCAACGCAACCCCAAGAAACTGAAGTACAAGACCACGCAAGCCCTGCTCAAATTAGTGATGTACTCTCTCATGCCATTCAAGAACCAATTGAAGCAGATGAGCCGCCACCCGTGTTTGATGATGTATGGGAACGGATCCGTTATCAGCTATCAATTCCAGTCCCGCAAAATCGTCCCGTGGTGACGGAAAGAAATTATTATCAGCGCCACCAGTCTTATTTAGATCGTATCTCTAAACGCGCAGAGCCGTATTTGTACTTTATTGTCGAAGAAGTAGAAAAGCGTCAAATGCCAATTGAAATTGCATTGCTACCGATTGTTGAAAGTGCGTTCGATCCATTTGGTTACTCGCATCGCAGTGCCTCAGGTATTTGGCAATTTATGCCACAAACAGGTGAGCGTTTCGACCTTAAGCAAAATTGGTGGTATGACGGTAGACGTGACATTGTACAATCAACTCGCGCAGCATTAGACTATTTAACTTATTTGCATAAAACACTGGATGGTGATTGGTTAAACGCCATTGCAGCCTATAACTCAGGTGAAGGTCGAGTTATGCGTGCGATTAGAAAAAATCGCAAAAAGCACCTTCCTACAGATTTTTGGTCTTTAGACTTACCTAGAGAAACGACTGCCTATGTCCCGAAGCTCCTGGCGTTATCAGACCTATTGATGCGCCAAGAGGAGTTCAAAGTAACTTGGAACAAAATCATAAATGCGCAAGTTGTTGATACGGTTGAAGTCGGTACCCAAATTGATCTAGCACTTGCAGCCGATATGGCCGGAATCTCACTCACAGAACTTTATCGTTTAAATCCTGGGTTTAACCGCTGGGCAACGGACCCCAAAGGTCCACATAGTTTATTATTACCCACTGACAAAATCGCACAATTCAAGACAAAGCTCGCCAATACACCAATGCAAGAACGTTTACGCTGGCAATACTACACGGTTAATCGTGGAGACAGCCTGTCAGTGATTGCAAATAAGTTTGATACGAGTCCATCTGCTATTCAAACTCTAAATAAGCTCGACAGCCATATCATTCGTGTTGGTCAAAAACTACTGGTGCCATTAAGTGAAGGTGAGCTCAAAAGCGAGCACTTACCGACGTCAGTAAAACAAGCCGCCAATAGAACACAAAAAAATAAGCGCATACACACTGTAAAAAGTGGTGATACTTTATGGGATATTAGTAGAGAGCACGACGTCACCATTAAGCAGTTAGCCGCATGGAACAAGCTCAAAACCAGTGCTGTACTAAAACTTGGTCAAAATATCACCATTTATAAGTCTCAGCCAAAGGCAAAAACGGCGGGGCTCAAATCAACCGAACGAACGATTACATACAAGGTACGTAGAGGCGACTCACTGGCACGAATCGCATCTAAATTTAATGTGACCATTAAAGACATTATCAAGTGGAATAACATTGCAGGGCAAAAGTATTTACAACCAGGACAAAAACTTAAGCTCAAAGTGGATGTTAAACGCACATAA
- a CDS encoding flavodoxin, translating into MASITLFVGSVYGNAENLAEQIQTHLNAQGHEVEIAEPATLEHVKSAEHALFVSSTTGQGDIPDNLYPLFLQMQAQMPMLTNKSVGVVALGDRSYGDTYCGAGRQIDALVQQLNANLIQPRLDVDAGEYFEPWEVVEPWLTKWIAGL; encoded by the coding sequence ATGGCATCAATCACCTTATTTGTAGGTAGTGTTTATGGAAATGCAGAAAATTTGGCTGAACAAATACAGACCCATTTAAATGCCCAAGGACATGAAGTAGAAATAGCAGAGCCTGCAACGTTAGAGCACGTGAAATCGGCTGAACATGCCTTGTTTGTCTCGTCGACAACAGGGCAGGGTGATATTCCTGATAATTTGTACCCGCTATTTCTTCAAATGCAGGCGCAAATGCCAATGTTGACTAATAAGAGTGTGGGAGTTGTGGCGCTAGGAGATCGCAGTTATGGTGATACTTACTGTGGTGCCGGACGTCAAATTGATGCGCTGGTTCAGCAATTGAATGCCAATCTTATACAGCCGCGACTTGATGTAGATGCAGGTGAATACTTTGAGCCTTGGGAGGTGGTAGAGCCTTGGCTGACTAAGTGGATAGCGGGTCTATAA
- the truC gene encoding tRNA pseudouridine(65) synthase TruC, translating into MLEIIYQDDQYVAINKPSGLLVHRSFLDKRETQFAMQMLRDQLGQHVFPVHRLDRPTSGVLLFALSSEAARDMNQVFIEGTIQKRYLALVRGHSKDEIFVDKPLKEQLDKIADKFADQDKAPQEAQTLVRCLHKASLDIPFGKYPSIRYSLVECFPKTGRKHQIRRHLNHLSTPIIGDVNHGDNKHNHFFRDHFGLQRLMLFATELKFLHPYTKESILIRAKLGEEMLDICRQLGWPSTEKDYQ; encoded by the coding sequence ATGCTAGAAATTATTTATCAAGACGACCAGTATGTTGCTATTAATAAACCATCAGGCTTACTCGTTCATCGTTCCTTTTTAGACAAGCGAGAAACGCAATTTGCGATGCAGATGCTCAGAGATCAATTGGGGCAGCATGTATTTCCTGTGCATCGTCTAGACAGGCCAACCAGTGGGGTCTTATTGTTTGCTTTAAGCTCAGAAGCGGCCAGAGATATGAATCAAGTATTCATTGAAGGCACAATTCAAAAGCGCTACCTTGCGTTGGTACGTGGCCACAGCAAGGACGAAATTTTTGTAGATAAGCCGCTTAAGGAGCAATTGGATAAAATAGCAGACAAATTTGCAGATCAAGATAAAGCCCCTCAAGAGGCGCAGACTCTTGTGAGATGTTTGCATAAAGCAAGTTTGGATATTCCATTTGGTAAATACCCAAGTATTCGTTATTCGCTGGTAGAGTGCTTTCCTAAAACAGGTCGAAAACATCAGATCCGCAGACATCTAAATCATTTATCCACACCCATAATAGGTGATGTAAATCATGGGGATAATAAGCATAATCATTTTTTCCGTGATCATTTTGGCCTACAAAGGCTGATGTTATTTGCAACTGAGCTAAAGTTTCTCCATCCTTATACTAAAGAATCAATATTAATTCGCGCCAAGTTAGGTGAGGAAATGTTGGACATTTGCCGTCAGCTAGGTTGGCCATCAACGGAGAAGGATTATCAGTAA
- a CDS encoding YqcC family protein: protein MSQVVLQHLAVLEVQLKQSQLWQAEPVDEQALASVQPFCCDTLRFEQWLQFVFIPKIRAMIEMGVPLPTNIAIAPMCDVAFAQHPDQQVLFKCLSEIDTLISSGA from the coding sequence GTGAGCCAAGTGGTTTTACAGCATCTTGCTGTATTAGAAGTACAATTAAAACAATCTCAACTTTGGCAAGCTGAGCCAGTTGACGAGCAAGCTTTGGCGTCTGTGCAGCCATTTTGCTGTGATACGTTACGATTTGAACAATGGCTGCAATTTGTCTTTATCCCAAAAATAAGGGCGATGATAGAAATGGGGGTACCTTTGCCGACCAACATTGCTATTGCGCCTATGTGTGATGTGGCATTTGCACAACATCCTGATCAGCAAGTTCTATTCAAGTGTTTAAGTGAGATAGATACGCTCATTTCAAGTGGGGCGTAG
- a CDS encoding DUF3549 family protein has product MTTHISTLGELLTSAGTQWRVYDIGRRITKIDKKQFDQIENTQVPYPYPLGGHAMMAIQFWDNQATLDPYVWFLKFPLDEQSKLNIASRDHFAFMVIEALGTQLTGEAAQGKLDNNPYVYTPNANKLAAFNALMKCELKRPASKYYETVEQYFTSHGQTDWQSLALQGLADYALRLAHAQNQANLMALWPTLPAQVQSPLAAMLEHVSISTELTEFLQTQLHIHLTTDNLAGAINSFRAMSGSHGLGLIAQSVDQLLASEQSLEADILLTIAGRGWETLTDPDRLYKFMDKAAQNSQIEGVFESIFADLVAIPTLRPHVLGLLRAQNRSETLSRAIGRLFS; this is encoded by the coding sequence ATGACGACACATATTTCTACTTTAGGTGAACTTTTAACATCAGCTGGCACGCAGTGGCGCGTGTATGACATTGGTCGTCGCATCACGAAAATTGACAAAAAACAATTTGATCAAATCGAAAATACGCAGGTGCCTTATCCATACCCATTAGGCGGGCATGCAATGATGGCGATTCAGTTTTGGGATAATCAAGCGACATTGGATCCCTATGTCTGGTTTTTAAAATTTCCGCTTGATGAGCAAAGTAAGCTAAATATAGCCAGCAGAGATCATTTTGCCTTTATGGTCATTGAAGCGCTTGGCACGCAACTGACCGGCGAAGCTGCTCAAGGAAAGCTAGACAATAACCCTTATGTTTATACGCCTAACGCCAACAAGTTAGCGGCGTTCAACGCCTTGATGAAGTGTGAGTTAAAACGCCCAGCATCAAAGTACTATGAAACAGTAGAGCAATATTTTACTTCCCATGGACAAACTGATTGGCAAAGCCTCGCGCTGCAAGGCCTCGCTGATTACGCCTTGCGTTTAGCACATGCTCAAAACCAAGCAAACCTGATGGCTTTGTGGCCTACTTTGCCAGCGCAAGTACAAAGCCCGCTTGCAGCCATGCTTGAACATGTCAGTATCTCAACAGAGCTCACTGAGTTTTTGCAAACGCAATTACACATACATCTGACAACTGATAACTTAGCTGGCGCTATTAATAGCTTTAGAGCCATGTCTGGCAGTCATGGATTAGGACTGATCGCACAATCGGTTGATCAGCTGCTGGCATCAGAGCAAAGTTTAGAAGCCGATATTTTATTGACCATTGCTGGACGAGGTTGGGAAACACTCACCGATCCAGACAGGCTTTACAAATTCATGGACAAAGCGGCTCAAAACAGCCAAATAGAGGGCGTTTTTGAAAGTATTTTTGCCGACTTGGTTGCAATTCCTACGCTTCGTCCTCATGTATTAGGTTTACTGAGAGCGCAAAATCGCAGCGAAACATTATCAAGGGCAATTGGAAGGCTTTTTTCATAA
- a CDS encoding DUF3301 domain-containing protein → MITLWLFILIFSSCGFFWFSRQIAEAAREHAKQQSEKLNVQLLSVACQKRRLGVLKNGQLGIKSEFLFEFSSDRDNAYKATLYLENQTLVKIDVPPHRIID, encoded by the coding sequence ATGATCACACTTTGGCTATTTATACTTATTTTTTCATCATGCGGCTTCTTTTGGTTCAGTCGGCAAATTGCTGAAGCGGCACGCGAACACGCAAAACAGCAGAGTGAAAAACTCAATGTGCAACTTTTAAGTGTCGCCTGCCAAAAACGTCGTTTAGGTGTATTGAAGAATGGCCAATTAGGTATAAAAAGTGAGTTCCTGTTTGAGTTTAGCTCAGACAGGGATAATGCCTACAAAGCGACACTTTATTTAGAAAACCAAACACTGGTAAAAATTGATGTTCCGCCACATAGAATCATAGATTAA